The following coding sequences are from one Natrarchaeobaculum sulfurireducens window:
- a CDS encoding chemotaxis protein CheC: MTLMVDIRKLSFINEMAKVGTNGVADNMTKLTGEDARMEVTKTNFIDVDDLDSQLEPGKRVGVRVRLLDPPYGHILVLFPEASAKKITAIMLNDVVDDMSNVSGKMARSAVEEMGNMMASGFIDGWADVLGRVIDVPAPQLVYAPAGEIVTRTAGLGDDDLALFFDSDLTVPSYQIEAEIYAFPDLEEFVEMINELDVQTA, from the coding sequence ATGACGTTGATGGTCGACATACGAAAGCTGAGTTTCATAAACGAGATGGCAAAGGTCGGGACGAACGGCGTCGCCGACAACATGACCAAACTGACCGGCGAAGACGCCCGGATGGAGGTGACGAAAACCAACTTCATCGACGTCGACGATCTGGACTCACAACTCGAGCCCGGCAAGCGCGTGGGCGTCCGAGTCAGGTTACTCGACCCGCCGTACGGGCACATCCTCGTCCTTTTCCCGGAGGCGAGCGCAAAGAAGATCACGGCGATCATGCTGAACGACGTCGTCGACGACATGTCGAACGTCTCGGGCAAGATGGCCAGAAGCGCCGTCGAAGAGATGGGGAACATGATGGCGAGTGGCTTCATCGACGGCTGGGCTGACGTGCTCGGCCGGGTGATCGACGTTCCTGCCCCGCAACTCGTCTACGCACCCGCAGGCGAGATCGTGACGCGGACTGCCGGGCTCGGTGACGACGACCTCGCGTTGTTTTTCGATTCGGACCTGACGGTCCCGAGCTACCAGATCGAAGCCGAAATCTACGCGTTCCCCGACTTGGAGGAGTTCGTCGAGATGATCAACGAACTCGACGTCCAGACCGCATGA
- a CDS encoding chemotaxis protein CheD, whose product MKTYGTEPGAPTPVQIGISELAVSDGDDTLKSYGLGSCIAIALYDPDSEIGGLAHAMLPDGDAVANSDRKPGKYADTAIRALLRRMVERGASYTSVEAKLAGGSDMFEFDSFGDGVGERNAAAARAELEKLGVPVVAEDIGGQHGRTVKFTPGTGELVVKTADEDEHGVTVL is encoded by the coding sequence ATGAAGACCTACGGCACCGAACCCGGCGCACCGACCCCGGTCCAGATCGGTATTTCCGAACTGGCGGTCAGCGACGGCGACGATACCCTCAAATCCTACGGCCTCGGTTCGTGTATCGCGATTGCACTGTACGACCCCGACAGTGAAATCGGCGGTCTCGCACACGCGATGTTGCCCGATGGCGATGCGGTCGCGAACAGCGACCGAAAACCCGGTAAGTACGCCGACACCGCGATCCGGGCCCTCCTCCGTCGTATGGTCGAACGTGGCGCAAGTTATACCTCCGTCGAGGCAAAACTCGCCGGCGGCAGCGACATGTTCGAGTTCGATAGCTTCGGCGACGGCGTCGGCGAGCGAAACGCCGCCGCAGCCAGAGCCGAACTCGAGAAACTCGGCGTGCCGGTTGTGGCCGAAGACATCGGCGGCCAGCACGGTCGAACCGTGAAGTTCACCCCCGGGACGGGAGAACTCGTCGTCAAGACGGCCGACGAAGACGAACACGGGGTGACCGTCCTGTGA
- a CDS encoding chemotaxis protein CheC: MKLDVSVLGTFYRMAREGAGLAAGRLTHMTGVETRVGVTKLNFMRGREIRRELADGSALVGVRVELAGAIDGHSMVVFDRDDAGRIVEGLLSEAMTDGATDTDADTDAFDRMSQSAVTEVGQVMNSGFVDGWADVLESVIDVSTPAFVEGDSAEPFLDDLENAPAADDLALLFQSRIETVDAEIEFDHYLFPDRESMAALLDRLRTSEGIDYDKLDGFDRMAERGAEEMADTATKLTGIETSIEIRRLNFVSLEAIPQQVPDETLVGIAFEFDGVPSGYLLFLFDEASAHEIVDAMVPMDVDDDGFDEMGRSAIMELGNIMASGFLDGWANVLDTTIDHSTPEFVHDIGTAAVDPVVVGLGANQEYAFVFDTHVVADEHAFDCEVYAIPDESDLERALNDLEVDRIEETPTTAQFQELDQS; this comes from the coding sequence ATGAAACTCGACGTCAGCGTCCTCGGAACGTTCTACCGGATGGCTCGAGAGGGAGCGGGACTCGCTGCGGGTCGGTTGACGCACATGACCGGCGTCGAAACCAGAGTCGGCGTGACGAAACTCAACTTCATGCGAGGCCGGGAGATTCGCCGGGAGCTCGCTGACGGTTCGGCGCTGGTCGGCGTTAGAGTCGAGTTGGCAGGTGCGATCGACGGCCACTCGATGGTCGTCTTCGACCGCGATGACGCCGGTCGAATCGTCGAGGGACTGCTCAGCGAGGCAATGACCGATGGGGCGACCGACACCGACGCCGACACCGACGCCTTCGATCGGATGAGTCAGAGCGCTGTTACCGAGGTCGGTCAGGTGATGAACAGCGGGTTCGTCGACGGCTGGGCGGATGTCCTCGAGTCGGTCATCGACGTTTCGACGCCAGCGTTCGTCGAAGGGGACTCCGCCGAACCGTTTCTCGACGACCTCGAGAACGCTCCTGCGGCCGACGATCTCGCGTTGCTCTTTCAGAGTCGAATCGAGACCGTCGACGCCGAAATCGAGTTCGATCACTATCTCTTCCCGGACCGGGAGTCGATGGCCGCGCTCCTCGATCGACTCCGCACCAGCGAGGGGATCGACTACGACAAACTGGACGGCTTCGATCGAATGGCCGAACGCGGGGCCGAAGAGATGGCCGACACAGCGACGAAACTGACGGGTATCGAGACGAGCATCGAGATCCGCCGGCTGAACTTCGTCTCGCTCGAGGCGATCCCCCAGCAGGTACCCGACGAGACGCTCGTCGGCATCGCCTTCGAGTTCGACGGCGTGCCAAGCGGATATCTGCTCTTTCTGTTCGACGAAGCCTCGGCCCACGAGATCGTCGACGCGATGGTCCCGATGGACGTCGACGACGATGGTTTCGACGAGATGGGCCGCAGCGCGATCATGGAACTCGGAAACATCATGGCGAGTGGATTCTTAGACGGCTGGGCGAACGTCCTCGATACGACGATCGACCACTCGACGCCGGAGTTCGTCCACGACATCGGCACCGCGGCGGTCGATCCCGTCGTCGTCGGTCTCGGTGCAAATCAGGAGTACGCGTTCGTCTTCGACACGCACGTCGTCGCCGACGAACACGCATTCGACTGCGAGGTCTACGCCATCCCCGACGAATCCGACCTCGAGCGTGCCCTGAACGACCTCGAGGTCGATCGGATCGAGGAGACGCCGACGACCGCACAGTTCCAGGAACTCGATCAGTCATGA